From one Streptomyces sp. NBC_01478 genomic stretch:
- a CDS encoding carbohydrate ABC transporter permease: MAQVLDKPVELRAPVTPAERVARRKALMEWIAVHSLGVAAALFFTLPFVFVFLTSLMSDSQALSRDLIPHTWEWGNYKKVFDTPGFLTWWKNTLIYAGLGTVLTVVSSIPVAYALAKFRFRGRNLSLMLVISMMMLPPQVVIIPMYLFWAKQLDLSGTLWPLIIPMAFGDAFSIFLLRQFLMTIPNEYLDAAKVDGCGEFKTLLRVVLPMAKPGIAAVALFQFFYAWNDYFGPQIYASENPGAWTLSYGLESFKGAHHTDWNLTMAATVLVMAPVILVFFFAQKAFVEGVTLTGVKG; the protein is encoded by the coding sequence ATGGCCCAAGTACTCGACAAGCCCGTGGAGTTGAGGGCGCCGGTGACCCCCGCCGAGCGCGTCGCCCGCCGCAAGGCGCTCATGGAGTGGATCGCCGTCCACTCGCTCGGCGTCGCCGCGGCCCTCTTCTTCACACTCCCCTTCGTGTTCGTGTTCCTGACCTCGCTGATGAGCGACAGCCAGGCACTGAGCCGCGACCTCATCCCGCACACCTGGGAGTGGGGCAACTACAAGAAGGTCTTCGACACCCCGGGCTTCCTGACCTGGTGGAAGAACACGCTGATCTACGCCGGTCTCGGCACCGTCCTGACCGTCGTGTCGTCGATCCCGGTGGCGTACGCGCTCGCCAAGTTCCGCTTCCGGGGCCGGAATCTGTCCCTGATGCTGGTCATCTCGATGATGATGCTGCCGCCGCAGGTCGTGATCATCCCCATGTACCTGTTCTGGGCCAAGCAGTTGGACCTGTCGGGCACGCTGTGGCCGCTGATCATCCCGATGGCGTTCGGAGATGCTTTTTCCATCTTCCTTCTCCGCCAGTTCCTGATGACCATCCCGAACGAGTACCTGGACGCGGCGAAGGTGGACGGCTGCGGCGAGTTCAAGACGCTGCTGCGGGTCGTCCTGCCGATGGCGAAGCCGGGGATCGCGGCCGTCGCGCTCTTCCAGTTCTTCTACGCCTGGAACGACTACTTCGGGCCGCAGATCTACGCGTCCGAGAACCCCGGTGCCTGGACGCTGAGTTACGGCCTGGAGTCGTTCAAGGGCGCGCACCACACCGACTGGAATCTCACCATGGCCGCGACCGTGCTGGTCATGGCCCCCGTGATCCTCGTGTTCTTCTTCGCCCAGAAGGCGTTCGTCGAGGGCGTCACACTCACCGGAGTGAAGGGTTAA
- a CDS encoding ABC transporter substrate-binding protein, translated as MPGMSRKAATALAASASIALLATACTGQSSSGSSDDASKDVTINFWHAWSAASELSAVKSLVAGFEKAHPNIHVNVVGNMTDDKINQALRTGGGKSPDVISSFTTNNVGKFCSSGALVDLNPFFKKDGIDPETTFPKAMNEYTQFDGNRCTAPLLGDAYGLYYNKTEFKKAGITSPPKTWSEFEADAKKLTISKGDSYSQLGFMPDYHGWETTTEHLFAQFSPTYFDKSGKSALATDPAFKAGFTLQKKLVDELGGFKKLESYRSTLGDEWGDKHPFHTGQVAMQLDGEWRLGMATAANPKLDIGVAPLPVPDDQVAQYGKGYITGTITGIAANSKKQNAAWEFVKYITTDTDAVVGFSNAIHNVPSTLAALKSPKLKYDPRFKTFLDIASNQYSTTSPASINGGVYLTTIQNLGYDYESGKVKDLDSALKSTAKQIDTDIAQAK; from the coding sequence ATGCCCGGAATGTCCCGGAAAGCGGCCACTGCCCTCGCCGCCTCCGCCTCCATCGCCCTCCTCGCCACCGCCTGTACCGGCCAGTCCTCGTCCGGTTCCTCCGACGACGCCTCGAAGGACGTCACCATCAACTTCTGGCACGCCTGGAGCGCGGCCTCCGAGCTGAGCGCCGTGAAGTCGCTGGTCGCCGGGTTCGAGAAGGCGCACCCCAACATCCATGTGAACGTCGTCGGCAACATGACCGACGACAAGATCAACCAGGCGCTGCGCACCGGCGGCGGCAAGTCGCCCGACGTGATCTCGTCCTTCACGACGAACAACGTCGGCAAGTTCTGCTCCTCGGGCGCCCTGGTCGATCTCAACCCCTTCTTCAAGAAGGACGGCATCGACCCGGAGACGACGTTCCCCAAGGCGATGAACGAGTACACCCAGTTCGACGGGAACCGCTGCACCGCCCCCCTGCTGGGCGACGCGTACGGGCTCTACTACAACAAGACGGAGTTCAAGAAGGCCGGCATCACCAGCCCGCCCAAGACCTGGTCCGAATTCGAGGCCGACGCCAAGAAGTTGACGATCAGCAAGGGCGACTCGTACTCCCAGCTCGGGTTCATGCCGGACTACCACGGCTGGGAGACCACGACCGAGCACCTCTTCGCGCAGTTCTCGCCGACGTACTTCGACAAGAGCGGCAAGTCGGCGCTCGCCACCGACCCCGCGTTCAAAGCCGGATTCACCCTCCAGAAGAAGCTCGTCGACGAACTCGGCGGATTCAAGAAGCTGGAGAGCTACCGCTCCACCCTCGGCGACGAGTGGGGCGACAAGCACCCCTTCCACACCGGTCAGGTCGCGATGCAGCTCGACGGTGAGTGGCGGCTCGGGATGGCCACGGCCGCGAATCCCAAGCTGGACATAGGAGTTGCCCCGCTGCCCGTGCCGGACGACCAGGTCGCCCAGTACGGCAAGGGCTACATCACCGGCACGATCACCGGTATCGCCGCCAACAGCAAGAAGCAGAACGCGGCCTGGGAGTTCGTCAAGTACATCACCACGGACACGGACGCGGTGGTCGGCTTCTCCAACGCCATCCACAACGTGCCCTCCACCCTCGCCGCCCTCAAGTCCCCGAAGCTGAAGTACGACCCGCGCTTCAAGACGTTCCTGGACATCGCGTCGAACCAGTACTCGACGACAAGTCCCGCCTCCATCAACGGCGGTGTGTATCTGACGACGATCCAGAACCTCGGCTACGACTACGAGAGCGGCAAGGTCAAGGACCTCGACTCCGCTCTGAAGAGCACCGCCAAGCAGATCGACACCGACATCGCGCAGGCGAAGTAG
- a CDS encoding carbohydrate ABC transporter permease: MSTITLASKRRRSALRTLAFMSPWLIGFAVFFAYPLISTVYFSFMHYDGFKPPTWVGTKNWTYVFKNYPYFWPAMRNTLWLVVVMVSLRVVFGLGVGLLITKIKTATGVFRTLFYLPYLAPPVAATMAFAFLLNPGTGPVNSILEKVGIPAPGWFNDPTWSKPALTLLALWGIGDLMVIFMAALLDVPQEQYEAAELDGASAWQRFRYVTLPNISPIVMFAVVTGVIQTMQYYTQPLIAGKVASGVIQGAGTQFEPGYPEKSTLTLPQLVYNLGFQRFDYGSACVVALVLFALSMVFTAFLMRRRGGLNLAGD, encoded by the coding sequence ATGAGCACCATTACGCTGGCGTCGAAGCGCCGCAGGTCGGCGCTTCGGACTCTCGCCTTCATGTCGCCCTGGCTGATCGGCTTCGCGGTCTTCTTCGCGTATCCGCTGATCTCGACGGTCTATTTCTCGTTCATGCACTACGACGGCTTCAAGCCGCCGACGTGGGTGGGGACGAAGAACTGGACGTACGTCTTCAAGAACTATCCGTACTTCTGGCCCGCGATGCGCAACACCCTGTGGCTGGTCGTGGTCATGGTCTCGCTGCGGGTCGTGTTCGGGCTCGGCGTAGGGCTGTTGATCACGAAGATCAAGACGGCGACGGGCGTCTTCCGAACGCTCTTCTACCTGCCGTACCTCGCCCCGCCGGTGGCCGCGACGATGGCGTTCGCGTTCCTCCTCAACCCCGGTACCGGGCCGGTGAATTCGATCCTGGAGAAGGTCGGCATCCCGGCCCCGGGCTGGTTCAACGACCCCACCTGGTCCAAGCCGGCGCTCACCCTGCTCGCCCTCTGGGGCATCGGCGACCTCATGGTCATCTTCATGGCCGCGCTGCTCGACGTCCCCCAAGAGCAGTACGAGGCGGCCGAGTTGGACGGCGCCTCGGCCTGGCAGCGGTTCCGCTACGTGACGCTCCCGAACATCTCGCCCATCGTGATGTTCGCCGTCGTCACCGGCGTGATCCAGACCATGCAGTACTACACACAGCCCCTCATCGCCGGAAAGGTCGCGTCCGGCGTCATCCAGGGCGCCGGCACGCAGTTCGAGCCCGGCTACCCGGAGAAGTCCACGCTCACCCTTCCCCAGCTCGTCTACAACCTCGGCTTCCAGCGCTTCGACTACGGCTCGGCCTGCGTGGTGGCACTCGTCCTGTTCGCCCTGTCGATGGTGTTCACCGCGTTCCTGATGCGGCGCCGGGGCGGCCTCAATCTGGCAGGTGACTGA